Proteins from one Arthrobacter sp. DNA4 genomic window:
- the ligK gene encoding 4-carboxy-4-hydroxy-2-oxoadipate aldolase/oxaloacetate decarboxylase — protein sequence MQELGVVHTNITRAGEDAVKALSAFGVSTVHEAMGRLGLMRPYIRPVYPGAALCGTAVTVLLQPGDNWMLHVAAEQLRPGDVVVAGCTTECEDGFFGELLATSLRAQGAAGLVIDGGCRDVAALQAMDFPVFSRAINSKGTVKATLGSVNVPVVCANALVTPGDVVIADVDGVVVVPAARAAEVAAAAMKREENEEAKRGRFAAGELGLDIYNMRGPLEAAGLRYVD from the coding sequence ATGCAGGAACTCGGCGTGGTCCACACCAATATCACCCGCGCCGGGGAAGACGCCGTCAAGGCCCTCTCCGCGTTCGGCGTCAGCACTGTGCATGAGGCCATGGGCCGCCTGGGGCTCATGCGTCCCTATATCCGCCCCGTCTACCCCGGTGCCGCCCTGTGCGGTACCGCTGTCACCGTCCTGCTCCAGCCCGGCGACAACTGGATGCTCCATGTCGCAGCCGAACAGCTCCGGCCCGGAGACGTGGTGGTGGCAGGGTGCACCACGGAATGCGAGGACGGCTTCTTCGGCGAATTGCTGGCCACGTCACTCCGGGCACAGGGCGCAGCCGGCCTGGTCATCGACGGTGGCTGCCGCGACGTCGCAGCACTCCAGGCCATGGACTTTCCCGTTTTCAGCCGCGCCATCAATTCCAAAGGCACCGTGAAAGCAACGCTCGGATCCGTGAACGTCCCGGTGGTCTGTGCCAACGCGCTGGTCACCCCGGGGGACGTGGTGATTGCCGACGTCGACGGCGTCGTGGTGGTGCCTGCCGCCCGTGCCGCCGAGGTAGCGGCAGCCGCCATGAAACGCGAAGAGAACGAAGAAGCCAAGCGCGGGCGCTTCGCAGCAGGAGAGCTGGGCCTGGACATCTACAACATGCGCGGACCGCTTGAAGCGGCGGGGCTGCGGTACGTGGACTAA
- a CDS encoding IclR family transcriptional regulator C-terminal domain-containing protein has protein sequence MEEQAAYFVKSVEKAFDVLLAFTPDQPRLTVSQVAARTDMTRASARRFLLTLADLGYIRAEGPAFELTARSLDVGRSYLAGLTLPRVAEPHLRDLAAELNETTALCVLDGGDVVYVACVPSPGLLSVSITVGTRFPAWATSMGRVLLAGLPGPQLEEYLRSVQLRRFTDRSIGSVEDLRAEVEAARARGWSMVSQELEEGLRGVAVPVRRGNEVVAAANVSLQTHRAAARDIEATVLPQLTEAARRIALDYGGPAVRAV, from the coding sequence ATGGAGGAGCAGGCAGCCTACTTCGTGAAGTCGGTTGAGAAGGCATTCGACGTCCTGCTCGCTTTCACTCCGGACCAGCCCCGGCTGACCGTGTCGCAGGTTGCAGCCCGGACGGACATGACCCGTGCCTCCGCCCGCCGCTTCCTGCTGACCCTGGCGGACCTTGGGTACATCCGCGCCGAGGGGCCGGCCTTCGAACTCACGGCCCGGTCCCTGGACGTCGGCCGTTCCTACCTTGCGGGCCTGACCTTGCCCAGGGTTGCCGAGCCCCATCTCAGGGACCTGGCTGCGGAGCTCAATGAAACAACAGCCCTGTGCGTCCTCGACGGCGGCGACGTGGTCTACGTGGCCTGCGTGCCGTCTCCGGGGCTGCTCAGCGTTTCCATCACCGTCGGCACCCGCTTCCCGGCGTGGGCAACCTCGATGGGCCGGGTCCTGCTTGCCGGGCTGCCTGGTCCACAGCTGGAGGAGTACCTCCGGTCGGTCCAGCTGCGCCGTTTTACCGACCGCTCAATCGGCAGCGTGGAGGACCTCAGGGCAGAGGTGGAAGCGGCGCGGGCCAGGGGCTGGTCCATGGTCTCCCAGGAACTCGAGGAGGGCCTGCGCGGTGTGGCCGTCCCGGTCCGCCGCGGAAACGAGGTCGTTGCTGCTGCCAACGTGTCCCTGCAGACACACCGGGCAGCGGCCCGGGACATCGAGGCAACGGTCCTGCCGCAGTTGACCGAGGCTGCGCGGCGCATTGCACTCGATTACGGCGGTCCTGCCGTCCGCGCCGTTTAG
- a CDS encoding shikimate dehydrogenase has product MAEPRGQASRLVLIGSAASQAMSPGLWNPVLQELGSGWTYEAWDVAPDADLGAVRRRLMEPDIVAANVTMPHKHWAAETADEATGPVLLSGACNLLVQQGRRLAGHNTDVTAVGVLLEGRYQRHAVLLGAGGAARAALIALKDNLGRVSIADRDPHASEELLDLANGFGIEAQAVTWQEAQDLAPGASLIVNATPVGKKATDGPVWGGARLAPDAVLYDYVYAGHATASVERAMELGVRCIDGWDHLREQAVAMVPLLGLGGRACELLRQTLGALRKKH; this is encoded by the coding sequence ATGGCCGAACCACGCGGGCAGGCATCCCGGCTGGTCCTGATCGGTTCCGCCGCCTCACAGGCCATGTCTCCCGGCCTTTGGAATCCGGTTCTGCAGGAACTCGGCAGCGGGTGGACATATGAGGCTTGGGATGTGGCGCCGGACGCCGATCTTGGCGCCGTCCGGCGCAGGCTCATGGAACCGGACATCGTGGCGGCAAACGTGACCATGCCGCACAAGCACTGGGCCGCGGAAACTGCTGATGAAGCCACCGGGCCCGTCCTGCTCAGCGGTGCCTGCAACCTGTTGGTACAGCAGGGCCGCCGCCTGGCAGGGCACAACACGGACGTTACCGCCGTGGGCGTCCTGCTGGAGGGCCGGTACCAGCGGCACGCGGTGTTGCTGGGCGCCGGGGGAGCAGCCCGGGCAGCCTTGATCGCGCTCAAGGACAACCTGGGAAGAGTGTCCATTGCGGACCGCGATCCCCATGCGTCGGAGGAGTTGCTGGACCTGGCCAACGGCTTCGGCATCGAGGCGCAGGCCGTCACCTGGCAGGAGGCGCAGGACCTGGCGCCCGGGGCATCCCTGATTGTCAATGCGACACCCGTCGGGAAAAAGGCCACCGACGGTCCGGTCTGGGGCGGCGCCCGGCTGGCCCCCGATGCTGTGCTCTACGACTATGTCTACGCCGGCCACGCCACTGCCAGCGTGGAGCGGGCCATGGAGTTGGGAGTCCGGTGCATCGATGGGTGGGACCACCTTCGTGAGCAAGCCGTGGCCATGGTGCCCCTTCTTGGCCTGGGCGGCCGGGCCTGCGAGTTGCTGCGGCAAACCCTGGGAGCCCTCCGGAAAAAGCACTGA
- a CDS encoding MFS transporter, translating to MTHIAAGAQAQSTPEAQRQLKRARKAALAAFLGGALEYYDFFIYATAASLVFSKIFFPAGDPTVALIASFATFGVAYVARPFGAVVFGHLGDKIGRKNTLVLTLVLMGSATFLIGALPDFNAAGYWAPALLVVLRLMQGLSAGAETAGASALSTEEAPEGRRGYFASFAMSGISAGIVLASLAFLPVAAMSEADRLAWGWRIPFWLSLVVLIVAYLVRRSLEEPEVFEEKHDHGELVKLPFAKMFQTHPAQFFQVALMSFETVTNTFMQSFGLAYAVSVGVPASTMLWVSILGNVLAIASQPLMARWSDSFGRRPIFIGGVLGSGAMIFVYFWVISTGNIPMIFLTSTLITAGTYAMSNAIYPAWFSELFNVKVRYSGMAIGLQVGILCAGFTPLLGTALVGADKANWGPAAWIVAGSSILAVAGAWWARETAKTPLRELGNHVK from the coding sequence ATGACCCACATCGCAGCAGGAGCCCAGGCCCAGTCAACGCCTGAAGCACAACGCCAGCTCAAGCGCGCCCGGAAAGCCGCGCTGGCTGCCTTCCTTGGCGGCGCCCTGGAGTACTACGACTTCTTCATCTACGCCACCGCCGCGTCGCTGGTGTTCTCGAAGATCTTCTTCCCGGCCGGCGATCCCACGGTGGCCCTCATCGCCTCCTTCGCCACATTCGGCGTCGCCTACGTCGCACGGCCCTTCGGAGCCGTGGTGTTCGGACACCTCGGTGACAAGATCGGGCGCAAGAACACCCTGGTGCTCACCCTGGTGCTCATGGGCAGTGCCACGTTCCTGATCGGCGCCCTGCCCGACTTCAACGCAGCCGGCTACTGGGCCCCGGCACTGCTGGTGGTGCTGCGCCTGATGCAGGGCCTGTCCGCCGGAGCGGAAACCGCAGGCGCTTCCGCACTGTCCACGGAGGAAGCACCCGAAGGCCGCCGCGGTTACTTCGCCAGCTTCGCCATGAGCGGCATCTCCGCCGGCATCGTGCTGGCATCCCTGGCCTTCCTGCCCGTGGCCGCCATGAGCGAGGCGGACCGCCTCGCCTGGGGCTGGCGGATCCCGTTCTGGCTCTCCCTGGTGGTCCTGATCGTCGCCTACCTGGTCCGCCGCTCGCTGGAGGAGCCGGAGGTCTTTGAGGAAAAGCATGACCACGGGGAACTGGTGAAGCTCCCCTTCGCCAAGATGTTCCAGACGCACCCGGCCCAGTTCTTCCAGGTGGCGCTGATGTCCTTCGAGACCGTCACCAACACGTTCATGCAGTCCTTCGGCCTGGCCTATGCGGTCTCGGTGGGTGTGCCCGCGTCCACCATGCTCTGGGTCAGCATCCTGGGCAATGTCCTGGCGATCGCCAGCCAGCCACTGATGGCCCGATGGTCCGACAGCTTTGGCCGGCGTCCCATCTTCATCGGCGGTGTGCTCGGTTCCGGGGCCATGATCTTTGTCTACTTCTGGGTGATCTCCACCGGAAACATCCCCATGATCTTCCTGACCAGCACGCTGATCACCGCCGGCACCTATGCCATGTCCAACGCCATCTACCCGGCCTGGTTCTCCGAGCTCTTCAACGTCAAGGTCCGGTACTCCGGCATGGCGATCGGACTCCAGGTCGGCATCCTGTGCGCCGGGTTCACCCCGTTGCTCGGCACCGCCCTGGTGGGTGCGGACAAGGCAAACTGGGGACCGGCCGCCTGGATCGTGGCAGGTTCCTCCATCCTCGCGGTAGCAGGTGCCTGGTGGGCGCGCGAGACCGCCAAGACCCCGCTCCGGGAGCTGGGCAACCACGTGAAGTAG
- a CDS encoding IclR family transcriptional regulator C-terminal domain-containing protein, whose product MIDAAGTDTQAAPQASDQYVQSLARGLAVIRAFDAERPVMTLTEVASRTNLTRATARRFLHTLVELGYVRTDGKTFALTAKVLQLGYAYLSGLSLPQLAQPHLEELSLKLGESTSAAVLDGTDIAYIARVTSRRIMTVGITVGTRFPAYATSMGRVLLAYLPPADLKACLAATDVKPLTPRALGTVPELLKVLETVRAQGWCLLDQELELGLMSVAAPVYDGAKVVAAVNVSLQAQSVEAKPDPQAYLASVAQEIVATAKLISADLTARG is encoded by the coding sequence ATGATTGACGCCGCAGGCACAGATACCCAGGCCGCCCCGCAGGCCAGCGACCAGTACGTCCAGTCGCTGGCCCGGGGCCTGGCGGTGATCCGCGCCTTCGACGCCGAGCGTCCGGTCATGACGCTCACCGAGGTGGCCTCGCGCACCAACCTCACACGGGCTACGGCCCGCCGTTTCCTGCACACCCTGGTGGAGCTCGGCTACGTGCGGACCGACGGCAAGACATTCGCGCTCACGGCCAAGGTCCTCCAGCTGGGATACGCCTACCTTTCGGGGCTGTCGCTGCCGCAGCTGGCGCAGCCGCACCTGGAGGAGCTGTCCCTCAAACTGGGGGAATCCACGTCCGCGGCCGTGCTGGACGGCACGGATATCGCCTACATCGCGCGGGTGACCAGCCGCCGGATCATGACCGTCGGCATAACGGTGGGCACCCGGTTCCCGGCCTATGCGACGTCGATGGGCCGGGTGCTGCTTGCCTACCTGCCGCCGGCGGACCTCAAGGCCTGCCTGGCGGCCACCGACGTCAAACCGCTCACCCCCCGCGCCCTGGGCACCGTCCCGGAGCTGCTGAAGGTCCTGGAAACCGTCCGGGCGCAGGGCTGGTGCCTGCTGGACCAGGAGCTGGAGCTTGGCCTCATGTCCGTGGCCGCCCCGGTCTATGACGGGGCCAAGGTGGTGGCGGCAGTAAACGTGTCGCTGCAGGCCCAGTCCGTGGAGGCGAAGCCGGACCCGCAGGCGTACCTGGCGTCCGTGGCGCAGGAGATCGTGGCCACGGCCAAGCTCATCTCCGCGGACCTCACTGCCCGCGGCTGA
- a CDS encoding 3-oxoacid CoA-transferase subunit B, translating into MSVQSNEKSLQTSATPLGRDDLARLVARDIAPGSFVNLGIGQPTLVSNYLTEEQNITLHTENGMLGMGPEAKGEEIDEDLINAGKIPVTELPGASYFHHADSFAIMRGGHLDICVLGAFQVSATGDLANWHTGAPGAIPAVGGAMDLATGAKDVFVMMTLLTREGASKIVDACTYPVTGVGCVTRVYTDKAVFLIGPDGVTVRETFGCTLEELQDLVPVPLKATPAAA; encoded by the coding sequence ATGAGCGTGCAGTCCAACGAAAAGTCCCTCCAGACCTCGGCGACGCCGCTGGGCCGCGACGACCTGGCCCGGCTGGTGGCCAGGGACATCGCACCCGGGTCCTTCGTGAACCTTGGCATCGGCCAGCCCACCCTGGTGTCCAACTACCTCACTGAGGAACAGAACATCACCCTCCACACGGAGAACGGGATGCTGGGCATGGGCCCGGAAGCCAAGGGCGAGGAGATCGACGAGGACCTCATCAACGCCGGCAAGATCCCCGTCACCGAACTCCCGGGTGCGTCCTACTTCCACCACGCGGACTCGTTCGCCATCATGCGCGGCGGGCACCTGGACATCTGCGTCCTGGGCGCCTTCCAGGTCTCCGCCACCGGTGACCTCGCCAACTGGCACACCGGGGCACCCGGTGCGATTCCCGCCGTCGGCGGCGCCATGGACCTGGCCACCGGCGCCAAGGACGTCTTCGTGATGATGACCCTCCTGACCCGCGAGGGCGCCTCGAAGATCGTGGACGCCTGCACCTACCCGGTCACCGGCGTCGGCTGCGTCACCCGCGTCTACACGGACAAGGCCGTCTTCCTCATCGGCCCGGACGGCGTCACCGTCCGTGAGACCTTCGGCTGTACCCTCGAGGAACTCCAGGACCTGGTGCCCGTCCCGCTGAAGGCCACGCCCGCCGCCGCATAA
- a CDS encoding 3-oxoacid CoA-transferase subunit A, with the protein MLNFVDSVQDAVAGIKDGSTVMIGGFGNAGQPFELIDALLECGATGLTVVNNNAGQGDQGLALLIKEGRVKKMICSFPRQSDSWHFDAKYKAGEIELELVPQGNLAERIRAAGAGIGGFFTPTGYGTMLAEGKETRFLDGKWQVFETPIHADVALIKALKADGKGNLVYRKTARNFGPIMAAAAKQTIVQVSDIVPTGGLDPENVVTPGIYVNSIVKVAGSGSTAEKAA; encoded by the coding sequence ATGCTGAACTTCGTAGATTCGGTCCAGGACGCCGTTGCCGGCATCAAGGACGGCTCCACCGTGATGATCGGCGGGTTCGGCAACGCCGGCCAGCCCTTCGAACTGATCGACGCGCTGCTGGAATGCGGCGCCACCGGCCTGACCGTGGTGAACAACAACGCCGGCCAGGGCGACCAGGGCCTGGCCCTGCTGATCAAGGAGGGCCGGGTGAAGAAAATGATCTGCTCGTTCCCGCGGCAGTCCGATTCCTGGCACTTCGACGCCAAGTACAAGGCCGGCGAGATCGAGCTCGAGCTGGTGCCGCAGGGCAACCTCGCCGAACGCATCCGCGCCGCAGGGGCCGGCATCGGCGGGTTCTTCACCCCCACCGGCTACGGCACCATGCTCGCCGAGGGCAAGGAAACCCGCTTCCTGGACGGCAAATGGCAGGTCTTCGAAACCCCGATCCACGCCGACGTCGCCCTGATCAAGGCCCTCAAGGCGGACGGCAAGGGCAACCTGGTCTACCGCAAGACCGCCCGGAACTTTGGCCCCATCATGGCAGCGGCCGCGAAGCAGACCATCGTCCAGGTGTCCGACATCGTGCCGACCGGCGGGCTGGACCCGGAGAACGTGGTCACCCCGGGCATCTACGTCAACAGCATCGTCAAAGTTGCCGGCAGCGGCAGCACAGCAGAAAAGGCGGCCTGA
- a CDS encoding thiolase family protein, translated as MNQAFVYDAVRTPFGKFGSGLAAVRPDDLAAHVIKESVKRAPGLDVERIDEVVFGNANGAGEENRNIARMGTLLAGLPVSIPGTTVNRLCGSSLDAAIIASRQINAGDADLMLVGGAESMSRAPWVLPKTEKPYPAGDMTLASTTLGWRLVNKAMPKEWTISLGEATERLREKYGVTREAQDEFAAASHNLSAAAWDEGFYDNLVAPVPGTDLVRDEGIRAGSSAEKLGGLKTVFRAENGTVTAGNASPLSDGASAAWVGSEAAAGLLGLDPLARIAGRGAHANDPQYFGYAPVEAANKALEKAGIGWDQVGAVELNEAFAAQSLACINAWGIDHSIVNRHGGAIAMGHPLGASGTRILGTLARSLQASGERWGVAAICIGVGQGLAVVLENVTAGKDQ; from the coding sequence ATGAACCAGGCTTTTGTGTACGACGCCGTGCGCACCCCCTTCGGCAAGTTCGGCTCCGGCCTCGCCGCCGTCCGTCCGGACGACCTTGCCGCGCACGTGATCAAGGAGTCCGTGAAGCGGGCGCCGGGGCTCGATGTCGAGCGGATCGATGAGGTGGTGTTCGGCAACGCCAACGGTGCCGGTGAGGAGAACCGCAACATCGCCCGGATGGGCACCCTGCTGGCCGGGCTCCCGGTCTCCATCCCGGGCACCACGGTCAACCGGCTCTGCGGTTCCTCGCTGGATGCCGCGATCATCGCCTCCCGACAGATCAACGCCGGCGACGCGGACCTGATGCTCGTCGGTGGCGCCGAGTCGATGTCCCGCGCGCCCTGGGTGCTGCCCAAGACGGAGAAGCCGTATCCGGCCGGGGACATGACCCTGGCGTCCACCACGCTGGGCTGGCGCCTGGTGAACAAGGCCATGCCCAAGGAGTGGACCATCTCCCTGGGCGAGGCCACCGAGCGCCTCCGCGAAAAGTACGGCGTGACCCGGGAGGCGCAGGACGAGTTCGCCGCCGCCTCGCACAACCTGTCCGCCGCCGCCTGGGACGAGGGCTTCTACGACAACCTCGTCGCCCCCGTGCCGGGAACGGACCTGGTCCGCGATGAAGGCATCCGGGCGGGTTCTTCGGCGGAGAAGCTCGGCGGGCTCAAGACCGTGTTCCGGGCAGAGAACGGCACGGTCACCGCGGGCAACGCGTCACCATTGTCCGACGGCGCCTCCGCGGCATGGGTGGGCTCCGAGGCGGCCGCCGGGCTGCTGGGGCTGGACCCGCTGGCCCGCATCGCCGGGCGTGGCGCGCACGCCAACGATCCGCAGTACTTCGGCTACGCCCCCGTCGAGGCCGCGAACAAAGCCCTCGAAAAGGCGGGTATCGGCTGGGACCAGGTGGGCGCCGTCGAACTTAACGAAGCCTTCGCCGCGCAGTCCCTGGCCTGCATCAACGCCTGGGGTATTGACCACTCAATCGTGAACCGGCACGGCGGCGCCATCGCCATGGGACACCCCCTGGGTGCTTCCGGGACCCGGATCCTGGGCACCCTGGCCCGGTCCCTGCAGGCCTCCGGCGAACGCTGGGGCGTCGCTGCCATCTGCATCGGCGTGGGCCAGGGCCTGGCCGTCGTGCTCGAAAACGTCACCGCTGGAAAGGACCAGTAA
- the pcaC gene encoding 4-carboxymuconolactone decarboxylase, giving the protein MSGAERHGAQRHGVVQPGATSQEIYDGGMAVRREVLGDAHVDRANANKDEFTDDFQDMITRIAWGGIWTRPGLTRQMRSAVTITAMVAHGHWEELAMHIRAALRNGLSRDEIKEILLQTAIYCGVPSANTAFKTAQQVFREMDTTR; this is encoded by the coding sequence GTGAGCGGCGCTGAACGCCACGGAGCGCAACGCCACGGCGTGGTCCAGCCCGGCGCCACCAGCCAGGAAATCTACGACGGCGGCATGGCGGTCCGGCGCGAGGTGCTGGGCGACGCGCACGTGGACCGGGCCAACGCCAACAAAGATGAATTCACCGACGACTTCCAGGACATGATCACCCGCATCGCCTGGGGCGGAATCTGGACCCGGCCCGGCCTGACCCGCCAGATGCGCTCCGCGGTCACCATCACCGCCATGGTGGCGCACGGCCACTGGGAGGAGTTGGCCATGCACATCCGCGCCGCCCTCCGGAACGGCCTTAGCAGGGACGAGATCAAGGAAATCCTGCTGCAGACAGCCATCTACTGCGGAGTCCCCTCCGCCAACACCGCCTTCAAGACCGCCCAGCAGGTCTTTCGAGAAATGGACACCACCCGATGA
- a CDS encoding alpha/beta fold hydrolase has product MAKPALKAALLSPQRPLGDHPLMVVGPSLGTSSILWNRVASLLGNDYDVVAWDLPGHGVSPAAIEAFDVAALADAVVDLVDSIAPGENFHCAGVSLGGAVGLQLGIKHGERLKSLSVQNSGAKIGTPEAWLERAETVRTQGTPVMIQGSAERWFAPGFMDREPDFSSRLLHALRDADRFSYAFCCEALAAFDVREELGSITVPTQVIAGSLDGVATPAMAEEVAAGITAGGGTATAVTVEGISHLAPAEAPAHVADLMRSLATWAESRQAAK; this is encoded by the coding sequence GTGGCTAAGCCGGCTTTGAAGGCAGCACTGCTGTCCCCGCAACGTCCCCTGGGCGACCACCCCCTGATGGTGGTGGGGCCCTCCCTGGGCACCTCGTCGATCCTGTGGAACAGGGTGGCGTCCCTGCTCGGCAACGATTACGACGTGGTGGCCTGGGACCTTCCCGGACACGGCGTCTCACCCGCCGCCATCGAAGCGTTCGACGTCGCCGCGCTCGCTGACGCCGTCGTGGACCTGGTGGACTCCATCGCCCCCGGTGAAAACTTCCACTGCGCAGGGGTCTCCCTGGGCGGCGCCGTCGGCCTGCAGCTGGGCATCAAGCACGGGGAACGGCTGAAAAGCCTCTCCGTGCAGAACAGCGGCGCCAAGATCGGCACCCCCGAAGCCTGGCTGGAGCGCGCCGAAACCGTCCGCACCCAGGGCACACCCGTCATGATCCAGGGGTCCGCGGAGCGCTGGTTCGCACCGGGCTTCATGGACCGGGAACCCGATTTCAGCAGCCGGCTGCTGCACGCCCTGCGCGACGCCGACCGCTTCAGCTACGCCTTCTGTTGCGAAGCGCTGGCCGCCTTCGACGTCCGGGAAGAGCTGGGTAGCATCACCGTCCCCACCCAGGTCATTGCTGGGTCCCTGGACGGCGTGGCCACGCCCGCCATGGCCGAGGAAGTGGCAGCGGGCATCACCGCCGGCGGCGGCACCGCGACGGCGGTGACCGTGGAGGGGATCTCGCACCTGGCACCAGCCGAAGCTCCGGCACACGTTGCGGACCTGATGCGCAGCCTGGCCACCTGGGCCGAATCACGGCAGGCCGCCAAGTGA
- the pcaG gene encoding protocatechuate 3,4-dioxygenase subunit alpha, which translates to MSTKLVPTPGQTVGPFYGYALPFEKDNELLPPGFPGSIRLQGTVYDGDGHTIPDAILEIWQPDADGKVVQRTGSLVRDGYTFTGWGRGAVGNSGVFTFTTVNPGPTKPGAAPFISVALFARGLTNRLFTRIYLPEDTEALANDPLLASLEPERRETLIARRDPDGGLTWDIRLQGEGETVFLDFQ; encoded by the coding sequence ATGAGCACCAAACTGGTACCCACCCCCGGCCAGACCGTGGGCCCGTTCTACGGCTACGCGCTCCCGTTCGAGAAGGACAACGAACTCCTGCCCCCAGGCTTCCCGGGCTCCATCCGCCTGCAGGGCACCGTCTATGACGGCGACGGCCACACCATCCCGGACGCCATCCTGGAGATCTGGCAGCCGGACGCGGACGGCAAGGTTGTCCAGCGCACCGGTTCCCTGGTCCGCGACGGCTACACCTTCACCGGCTGGGGCCGCGGCGCCGTGGGCAACTCCGGCGTCTTCACCTTCACCACCGTCAACCCCGGCCCCACCAAGCCGGGCGCGGCACCGTTCATTTCGGTGGCGCTTTTCGCCCGCGGCCTGACCAACCGGCTGTTCACCCGCATCTACCTGCCGGAGGACACCGAGGCACTGGCCAATGACCCGCTGCTGGCCTCGCTGGAGCCGGAGCGCCGCGAGACGCTCATCGCCCGCCGCGACCCCGACGGCGGCCTCACCTGGGACATCCGTCTCCAGGGTGAGGGCGAGACGGTCTTCCTGGACTTCCAGTGA
- the pcaH gene encoding protocatechuate 3,4-dioxygenase subunit beta, producing MKEDINAELESEELVPPAEPKAAHQPLDKAIESQADLSAEINAIGEAYRRALKDGGKPEIQPRLDYPPYRSSILRHPTKSLQHADPETIELYSPAFGHQDVHALESDLTIQHNGEPLGERIIVSGKVLDGDGRPVAGQLVEIWQANSSGRYIHKRDQHPAPIDPNFTGIGRCITGPDGSYRFITIKPGAYPWKNHLNAWRPAHIHFSLFGTEFTQRIITQMYFPGDQLFPLDPIYQTIVDQDARDRLVATYDHSITEPEWALGYNWDIVLTGPKRTWTENEALGAAGDEE from the coding sequence GTGAAGGAAGACATCAACGCCGAGCTGGAGTCGGAGGAGCTCGTGCCCCCGGCCGAACCCAAGGCTGCCCACCAGCCCCTGGACAAGGCCATCGAGTCGCAGGCGGACCTCAGTGCAGAGATCAACGCCATCGGCGAGGCTTACCGGCGCGCCCTCAAGGACGGCGGTAAGCCGGAGATCCAGCCGCGCCTGGACTACCCGCCGTACCGCAGCAGCATCCTGCGCCACCCCACCAAGAGCCTGCAGCACGCGGACCCCGAGACCATCGAGCTGTACTCGCCGGCGTTCGGGCACCAGGACGTGCACGCCCTGGAATCGGACCTGACGATCCAGCACAACGGGGAACCGCTGGGTGAGCGGATCATCGTCTCCGGCAAGGTCCTGGACGGTGACGGCCGCCCGGTGGCAGGACAGCTGGTGGAAATCTGGCAGGCCAACTCCTCCGGCCGCTACATCCACAAGCGTGACCAGCACCCCGCGCCCATCGACCCCAACTTCACCGGCATTGGCCGCTGCATCACCGGCCCGGACGGCTCGTACCGGTTCATCACCATCAAGCCCGGCGCCTACCCGTGGAAGAACCACCTGAACGCGTGGCGGCCGGCGCACATCCACTTCTCGCTGTTCGGCACCGAGTTCACCCAGCGGATCATCACCCAGATGTACTTCCCCGGTGACCAACTCTTCCCCCTGGACCCGATCTACCAGACCATCGTGGACCAGGACGCGCGCGACCGGCTGGTGGCCACCTATGACCACAGCATCACCGAGCCCGAATGGGCCCTGGGCTACAACTGGGACATCGTCCTGACCGGTCCCAAGCGGACCTGGACCGAAAACGAGGCGCTCGGCGCCGCAGGCGACGAGGAGTAG